Proteins from one Desulfobulbaceae bacterium genomic window:
- a CDS encoding ATP-dependent Clp protease proteolytic subunit produces the protein DDIANLIIAQLLFLEAEDPDKDITFYINSPGGIVTSGMAIYDTMNYVKCDIATLCMGQAASMGAVLLAAGTKGKRYVLPNSRIMIHQPMGGFQGQATDVDIHAREILRMRQDLNKILAHHTGQKVTRIQRDTERDFFMSATEAKTYGLVDKVLTRRQNTEGE, from the coding sequence ACGACGACATCGCCAATCTCATCATTGCCCAACTTTTGTTTCTCGAAGCCGAAGACCCGGACAAGGATATCACCTTCTATATCAACTCACCGGGCGGCATCGTAACCTCGGGTATGGCGATTTATGACACCATGAACTATGTCAAGTGCGACATCGCCACCCTGTGCATGGGCCAAGCCGCCAGCATGGGCGCGGTGCTGCTTGCTGCCGGGACCAAGGGCAAACGATACGTGCTTCCCAACTCACGGATCATGATTCACCAACCGATGGGCGGATTCCAAGGCCAGGCTACCGATGTTGATATCCATGCCCGTGAAATCCTGCGGATGCGCCAAGACTTGAACAAGATCCTGGCCCATCACACCGGCCAGAAGGTAACCCGAATTCAACGCGACACCGAACGGGACTTCTTCATGAGCGCCACAGAAGCTAAGACCTACGGCTTGGTCGATAAGGTTCTGACCAGACGGCAGAATACGGAGGGAGAATAA